Proteins from a genomic interval of Vreelandella profundi:
- a CDS encoding ATP-grasp domain-containing protein, protein MDSVKGTETPKDPNKGYIALLGWSINAIKAAQKFDRRYIVIAPEWAADFCTANNIPFIPWDFIRLNDRSMEIAVRLKEEGVDIAIPLFEETVEWSGAINSVLLDSPRMFGQSILFRDKALMKRRAQLGGIRVGIFEEAHEKEDIVRFMKRVNQTLLKLDGDPNDPIHVKAFDKAGCLGHRMIRTLEEIDNIPDEEYPLLMESHLDGWEFAVEAWIHDGKIQFLNISEYVTLGYSVFVPATAELESWRNAITKQIELLIKTFDIKFGLIHPEYFVTADGEMYFGEVAYRPPGFKAFELIEKAYGFNAYQASMLVFDPKSTKEEVAAFFPKEVVDAKGYAGCFGVYPRRRVVSKLEMPTECVDHPYFESHELVAPTEETVPDRAAFGTHWGLVFFFGDDPIKMRDLLKAQEDLDFYV, encoded by the coding sequence ATGGACTCGGTTAAAGGTACAGAGACGCCTAAAGATCCCAATAAAGGCTATATCGCCCTGCTTGGCTGGAGCATTAATGCTATCAAAGCGGCGCAAAAATTTGACCGCCGTTATATCGTGATTGCTCCGGAGTGGGCTGCGGATTTTTGTACCGCCAATAACATCCCATTTATCCCTTGGGATTTTATCCGGTTGAATGATCGGTCCATGGAAATCGCCGTGAGGTTGAAGGAAGAAGGCGTCGATATCGCCATTCCGCTGTTTGAAGAAACCGTTGAGTGGTCCGGTGCCATCAACTCGGTTCTCCTCGACAGCCCTCGCATGTTTGGTCAATCCATTCTGTTCCGTGACAAGGCCTTGATGAAGCGTCGCGCGCAGCTTGGTGGTATCCGTGTGGGTATCTTCGAAGAGGCGCACGAGAAAGAAGACATCGTTCGCTTTATGAAGCGCGTTAACCAAACGCTGCTCAAACTTGATGGCGACCCGAACGACCCGATTCACGTGAAGGCGTTCGACAAAGCCGGCTGTCTCGGTCACCGAATGATCCGCACGCTCGAAGAAATCGACAACATTCCGGACGAAGAATATCCCTTACTGATGGAAAGCCATCTGGATGGTTGGGAGTTCGCCGTTGAGGCCTGGATTCATGATGGTAAAATCCAGTTCCTGAACATTTCCGAATACGTAACGTTGGGTTATTCGGTATTCGTACCGGCAACGGCAGAACTTGAAAGCTGGCGTAATGCGATCACCAAACAGATCGAGCTGTTGATTAAAACGTTTGATATCAAGTTTGGCTTGATTCACCCCGAGTACTTCGTCACCGCTGATGGTGAGATGTACTTTGGCGAGGTGGCCTATCGCCCACCCGGGTTTAAAGCGTTTGAACTGATCGAAAAAGCCTACGGCTTCAATGCCTATCAGGCATCCATGCTAGTGTTCGATCCGAAAAGCACTAAAGAGGAAGTAGCGGCCTTCTTCCCCAAAGAAGTGGTCGATGCGAAGGGTTACGCAGGCTGCTTTGGTGTCTATCCGCGCCGTCGCGTTGTCAGCAAACTGGAAATGCCTACAGAGTGCGTTGATCACCCCTATTTCGAGTCACATGAGCTGGTCGCGCCGACGGAAGAGACGGTGCCTGACCGGGCTGCTTTCGGCACGCACTGGGGCTTAGTCTTCTTCTTTGGTGACGACCCCATCAAGATGCGCGATCTGCTAAAAGCGCAAGAGGACCTCGACTTCTACGTGTAG